One segment of Neodiprion fabricii isolate iyNeoFabr1 chromosome 1, iyNeoFabr1.1, whole genome shotgun sequence DNA contains the following:
- the LOC124179622 gene encoding hemocyanin-like, whose amino-acid sequence MSLLKKSHGFIMKLAIVFLAIFAAGVSASLKKADTTFLGRQLRVLYLLKNLSEPLQDEDLLALRASFNPETCKDYFNNPETLELFMHEMKRGSLLGREEIFSLFDAKHRYQVKLLFNALMSAKDWSHFMGLSTYIRDKMNHRQFLYAFSTALLHREDCRGIKLPPAYEIIPQMFLTTDVVRRAYQAQMQGKPTLIPMSFTGSVLNPEQRVAYFGEDVGLNAHHAHWHMDFPFWADERKDRAGELFFYMHHQLLARFDAERLSNHLPPVEPLQWEKPIVEGFAPGAVYPGGQEFPVRPDNMFFQNLPERTVADMIEFENRIRDGIDAGMIRDKNGVVVFLNNTEGIDVLGSLIESSTSSLDPRYFGSLHTDAHLLLSRVTDPKGKYGMTPGVMEHFETATRDPAFFRLHKHIDNLFKEHKDRLPPYTYDDLAFPGVRITALKVVGESKASDPNVLVTYFDESYIDLGNAVQGKPVSIRAVVSRLNHEPFKLVATVYSNKNTYAIARVFLAPSKSWFDEDIQLDEARWSMIELDRFPVELRIGSNLITRRSIETSVTASEPLSYPELMKKAKSAFQGESVFEVDTLHRHCGFPHRLLLPQGRHQGMDFKLYVILTDLKTDLHSTFEHPYVMNEIPALSYCGVLDGVFPDIRPMGFPFDRRIIHSNNFQQANTKVIDVTIKNVKYQ is encoded by the exons CGGACACGACTTTTCTCGGACGGCAACTGCGGGTCCTCTACCTGCTGAAGAATCTCAGCGAACCTCTCCAAGATGAGGACCTTCTGGCTCTGCGCGCTAGCTTCAACCCGGAGACGTGCAAGGATTACTTCAATAATCCGGAAACCCTTGAATTGTTCATGCACGAAATGAAGAGAGGTAGTTTGCTTGGCCGAGAGGAGATATTTTCGCTTTTCGATGCCAAGCACCGTTACCAGGTGAAGCTGCTCTTCAACGCGCTGATGTCGGCTAAGGACTGGTCGCATTTCATGGGCCTGTCGACCTACATCCGTGACAAAATGAACCATCGTCAATTCCTGTACGCCTTCAGCACTGCTCTTCTACACCGCGAAGACTGCCGTGGAATAAAGTTACCACCGGCATACGAAATCATTCCACAAATGTTCCTGACCACTGACGTCGTCCGGCGTGCCTACCAGGCCCAGATGCAGGGCAAACCCACTCTCATCCCGATGAGCTTCACCGGCAGCGTTCTCAATCCTGAACAGCGAGTTGCCTACTTCGGAGAAGACGTCGGACTTAACGCCCACCACGCTCACTGGCACATGGATTTCCCCTTCTGGGCTGACGAGCGCAAGGACCGAGCGGGCGAACTCTTCTTCTACATGCACCACCAGCTCTTGGCACGTTTCGACGCTGAGCGTCTGAGCAATCATTTGCCACCGGTTGAGCCGTTGCAGTGGGAGAAACCGATCGTCGAAGGTTTCGCACCGGGCGCCGTGTATCCGGGTGGTCAGGAGTTTCCGGTCCGCCCAGATAACATGTTCTTCCAGAATTTGCCGGAACGAACTGTTGCCGATATGATCGAGTTCGAGAACCGGATCCGCGATGGCATCGACGCTGGAATGATTCGCGACAAAAACG GTGTGGTCGTTTTCCTGAACAATACCGAGGGCATCGACGTTCTGGGGTCACTGATCGAGAGCTCGACCAGCAGCTTGGATCCTCGCTACTTCGGAAGTCTTCACACCGACGCTCACCTGCTACTTTCCAGAGTTACGGACCCCAAGGGGAAGTACGGAATGACCCCCGGGGTGATGGAACACTTCGAAACGGCAACTCGCGACCCGGCCTTCTTCCGCCTCCACAAGCACATCGACAATCTCTTCAAGGAGCACAAGGACAGACTGCCCCCGTACACGTACGATGACCTAGCCTTCCCCGGTGTCAGAATAACGGCTCTGAAGGTCGTCGGCGAGTCCAAGGCCTCCGATCCCAACGTCCTGGTGACGTACTTCGACGAGAGTTACATCGACCTGGGTAACGCCGTCCAAGGGAAGCCGGTCAGCATCCGCGCCGTTGTTTCTCGCCTTAACCACGAACCCTTCAAGCTGGTTGCCACCGTGTACAGCAACAAGAACACCTACGCCATCGCCAGGGTCTTCTTGGCCCCGTCAAAGAGCTGGTTCGACGAGGACATCCAATTGGACGAGGCCCGCTGGTCGATGATTGAGCTGGACCGATTCCCAGTCGAAC TGAGAATCGGCTCGAATCTCATCACTCGCCGGAGCATCGAGACTTCCGTTACGGCGTCTGAGCCACTCAGCTATCCCGAGCTAATGAAGAAGGCGAAATCAGCTTTCCAAGGCGAGAGCGTCTTCGAAGTGGACACTCTGCATAGACATTGTGGCTTCCCCCACCGCCTACTACTCCCTCAAGGCCGTCACCAGGGAATGGACTTCAAGTTATACGTCATCCTTACCGACCTAAAAACGGACCTCCATTCGACCTTTGAGCATCCCTACGTGATGAACGAAATTCCAGCCCTGAGTTATTGCGGCGTTCTCGACGGCGTCTTCCCTGACATTCGTCCCATGGGATTCCCCTTCGATCGGCGtattattcattcaaacaACTTCCAACAGGCGAATACCAAGGTAATTGATGTTACCATCAAGAATGTCAAGTACCAATAA